A genomic stretch from Patagioenas fasciata isolate bPatFas1 chromosome 8, bPatFas1.hap1, whole genome shotgun sequence includes:
- the EIF4EBP2 gene encoding eukaryotic translation initiation factor 4E-binding protein 2, whose product MSSAGGRQPSQSRAIPTRTVALSDPAQLPPDYCTTPGGTLFSTTPGGTRIIYDRKFLLDRRNSPMAQTPPCHLPNIPGVTSPGSAAEEPKADANSLNHQEGKPSSMGDDAQFEMDI is encoded by the exons ATGTCGTCCGCCGGCGGCCGCCAGCCCAGCCAGAGTCGGGCCATCCCCACCCGCACCGTGGCCCTCAGCGACCCTGCGCAGCTCCCCCCGGATTACTGCACCACCCCCGGCGGCACCCTGTTCTCCACCACCCCGGGAG GCACCCGGATCATCTATGACCGCAAGTTCCTGCTGGACCGTCGCAACTCCCCCATGGCCCAAACACCGCCTTGTCACCTCCCCAATATTCCCGGCGTCACCAGCCCCGGCTCGGCTGCTGAGGAGCCCAAAGCAGATGCCAACAGCCTGAACCACCAGGAGGGGAAGCCATCATCCATGG GGGACGATGCTCAGTTCGAGATGGATATCTGA
- the PALD1 gene encoding paladin — protein MMGTTASTAQQAVSAPPPDSGALGEDNMEDQRSLSIHSFQTLGLHNSKAKSIITNKVAPVVITYNCREEFQIHDDLLKANYTVGRISETALEHYLVQGKYFMVRDVYGKLDVLNTMGSCGAPNFRQAKGGYAVFGMGQPSLNGFKLVLQKLQREGHKECVFFCVREEPVVFLRMEGDFVSYTPRGKENLHENLQCLQRAETLELAIRKEIHDFAQLSESVYYVYNDVERLRDEPHTVRVQGEEDIQVTEEVYRRPIFLLPSYRYHRLPLPAEGAPLEEQFDTFICFLRESPSLLLRNSGRPPPALLFGCQTGVGRTNLAMAMATLVFYHHHQGAAQKPDLPHPPKTFPRLRVIQTFIEMVPKGQQIVEEVDGAIASCSEMHDMKEAIYEYKKKLEGIGEDYQIQGSSTKEYFLQRTLQSLERYFYLIAFNYYLHEQYPLGFALSFSRWMCRHPELYRLQAEMNSSELTVTGDIVTKGTRVLVADERFCPDMMSTAKEMNVANFRRVPKMPVYGTAQPSSKSLGSILQYLMDAKRKHRHILWINLREEVVLEGNEQIYTLREPGQLEELIPVPTASPQQLEKLEVTLKGDLLKWQKWLEVYLEAEKQMKMFKSCLTLQEIFSQQKNICPGLTYSRIPIPDFCAPKEQDFDRLLEAMKSALAEDSQAAFVFNCSSGRGRTTTAMVIAVLTLWHFNGIPEMSEEEIVSVPDAKYTKGEFEVVMKVVQLLPDGHRMKKEVDMALDTVSETMTPMHYHLREIIICTYRQWRSAKDEKETRTLHLRSLQYLERYIYLILFNAYLHLEKKDSWQRPFSLWMREVAAVAGVYEVLNQLGFPELESQEGKSLCTVRGRWRAQGSTPRPFRGEFV, from the exons ATGATGGGTACGACGGCCAGCACGGCGCAGCAGGCAGTCTCAGCACCCCCCCCGGACAGTGGGGCTCTGGGCGAGGACAACATGGAGGACCAGCGGTCCCTCAGCATCCACTCCTTCCAGACCCTGGGGCTCCACAACAGCAAGGCCAAGTCCATCATCACCAACAAAGTGGCACCCGTGGTCATCAC gtACAACTGCAGGGAGGAGTTTCAGATCCACGATGACCTGCTGAAGGCCAACTACACGGTGGGACGCATTTCTGAGACGGCGCTGGAACACTACCTTGTGCAA GGGAAATACTTCATGGTCAGGGATGTCTATGGCAAATTAGATGTCTTGAACACTATGGGCAGCTGCGGCGCCCCCAATTTCAGACAAGCCAAAGGAGGTTATGCTGTGTTTGGCATGGGGCAACCCAGCCTCAATGGCTTCAAACTCGTCCTACAGAAGCTGCAGAGAGAGGGCCACAAG GAGTGTGTCTTCTTCTGTGTCCGTGAGGAACCTGTGGTCTTCTTGCGGATGGAGGGGGACTTTGTGTCCTACACGCCCCGGGGCAAGGAGAACCTTCATGAGAACCTCCAGTGCCTACAGCGGGCAGAGACCCTGGAGTTGGCCATCCGCAAGGAG ATCCACGACTTTGCGCAGCTGAGCGAGAGCGTCTACTATGTCTACAATGATGTGGAGCGCTTGCGGGACGAGCCCCACACTGTGCGTGTGCAGGGTGAGGAGGACATCCAGGTGACAGAGGAGGTCTACCGCAGGCCCATCTTCCTCCTGCCCTCCTACAG GTACCACCGGCTGCCCCTGCCCGCTGAGGGAGCCCCTTTGGAGGAGCAGTTCGACACTTTCATCTGCTTCCTCAGG GAGAGCCCCAGCCTGCTGCTGCGGAACTCTGGTAGACCCCCTCCAGCACTGCTCTTTGGCTGCCAGACTGGCGTGGGCAGGACCAACCTGGCCATGGCCATGGCCACACTTGTCTTCtaccaccaccaccaaggagCTGCTCAGAAGCCTGA CCTCCCCCACCCGCCTAAAACATTTCCCAGGCTTCGAGTCATCCAGACCTTCATTGAAATGGTCCCCAAAGGCCAGCAGATAGTGGAGGAG GTGGACGGTGCCATCGCTTCCTGCTCGGAGATGCACGACATGAAGGAAGCCATCTACGAGTACAAGAAGAAGCTGGAAGGGATTGGGGAGGACTATCAGATTCAG gGGAGCAGCACCAAAGAATATTTCCTCCAGAGGACTTTGCAGAGCCTTGAACGCTATTTCTACTTGATTGCCTTCAACTACTACCTTCATGAGCAG TACCCCCTGGGCTTTGCCCTCAGCTTCAGCAGGTGGATGTGCCGGCATCCCGAGCTCTACCGGCTGCAGGCGGAGATGAACTCCTCGGAGCTCACTGTCACTGGGGATATCGTCACCAAGGGGACACGAGTGCTG gtggcagACGAGCGCTTCTGCCCGGACATGATGAGCACTGCCAAGGAGATGAATGTGGCCAACTTCCGACGGGTCCCCAAGATGCCTGTCTATGGGACGGCGCAACCCAGCTCCAAG agcCTGGGCAGCATCCTGCAGTACCTGATGGACGCCAAGAGGAAGCACAGACACATCCTCTGGATCAACCTGCGAGAAGAAGTGGTCCTGGAGGGGAACGAGCAGATCTATACGCTGCGGGAGCCTgggcagctggaggagctgatCCCCGTGCCCACTGCCTCGCCCCAACAGCTGGAG AAACTAGAAGTGACCCTGAAGGGTGACCTGCTGAAGTGGCAGAAGTGGCTGGAGGTCTACCTGGAGGCGGAGAAGCAGATGAAGATGTTCAAGAGCTGCCTGACCCTGCAGGAGATCTTCAGCCAGCAGAAGAACATCTGCCCAGGGCTGACCTACAGCCGCATCCCCATCCCCGACTTCTGTGCTCCCAAGGAGCAG GACTTTGACCGTCTGCTGGAGGCGATGAAGAGCGCCCTGGCTGAGGACTCACAGGCAGCCTTCGTCTTCAACTGCTCCAGTGGCCGGGGCCGCACCACCACGGCCATGGTCATCGCCGTCCTCACCCTCTGGCACTTCAAC GGCATCCCCGAGATGAGCGAGGAGGAGATTGTGAGTGTGCCTGACGCCAAGTACACCAAAGGGGAGTTCGAG GTGGTGATGAAGGTGGTCCAGCTCCTGCCCGATGGTCACCGGATGAAGAAGGAGGTGGACATGGCCCTGGACACTGTCAGCGAGACAATGACGCCCATGCACTACCACCTCCGAGAGATCATCATCTGCACGTACCGGCAG TGGAGGTCGGCGAAGGACGAGAAGGAGACGCGGACGCTGCATCTGAGGAGCCTGCAATACCTGGAGCGCTACATctacctgatcctcttcaacgcCTACCTACACCTGGAGAAGAAGGACTCCTGGCAGCGGCCCTTCAGCCTCTGGATGCGGGAG GTGGCGGCAGTGGCCGGGGTCTACGAGGTCCTCAACCAGTTGGGCTTCCCTGAGCTGGAGAGCCAGGAGGGCAAGTCCCTGTGCACGGTGCGGGGCCGGTGGCGGGCGCAGGGCAGCACCCCCCGCCCCTTCCGCGGGGAATTCGTGTAG